Proteins from a genomic interval of Caulobacter rhizosphaerae:
- a CDS encoding MaoC family dehydratase, which produces MPGLFLEDLSVGQSAELVRAVAEADLVAFAEVTGDTNPVHLDADYAATTSFGERIAHGMLSAGYISAVLGTTLPGPGAVYLSQSLAFKRPVRIGDEVTARATVTAIDAAKARVTLATTCLVRGKAVVDGEAVVLVPRRTTA; this is translated from the coding sequence ATGCCGGGACTGTTTCTCGAGGATCTCAGCGTCGGCCAGTCGGCCGAGCTGGTCCGCGCCGTGGCCGAGGCCGACCTGGTCGCCTTCGCCGAGGTGACCGGCGACACCAACCCGGTGCACCTGGACGCCGACTACGCCGCGACCACCAGCTTCGGCGAGCGCATCGCCCACGGCATGCTGTCGGCCGGCTACATCTCGGCGGTGCTGGGCACGACCCTGCCCGGGCCAGGCGCGGTCTACCTGTCGCAGTCCCTGGCCTTCAAGCGGCCGGTGCGGATCGGCGACGAGGTCACGGCCCGCGCCACGGTGACGGCCATCGACGCGGCCAAGGCCCGGGTGACCCTGGCCACCACCTGCCTGGTGCGCGGCAAGGCCGTGGTCGACGGCGAGGCCGTGGTCCTGGTTCCGCGCCGGACGACCGCCTAA
- a CDS encoding TIGR01459 family HAD-type hydrolase, whose translation MTDLPPGLSALADRYDVLLCDVWGVIHNGVESFPEACQALVEWRARHGPVILISNSPRPSEHVVEQLDRLGVPREAWSAFVTSGDATRTLLAARAPGPAWIVGPDRDMPLYDGLGLEPAGPEDAAFVAVTGMVDDENEVPDDYRDRLAIAAERGLTLICANPDRVVQRGSRLIYCGGSLADLYEVLGGEVLMAGKPYKAIYDLALAEAEALKGGPVDRTRVLCIGDGVITDVKGAHDQGLACLFIAKGIHGEHAVGPDGRLDPAKVEGLLAAERVGATHAMADLIW comes from the coding sequence ATGACCGACCTGCCCCCTGGCCTCTCCGCCCTTGCCGACCGCTATGACGTGCTGCTGTGCGACGTCTGGGGGGTGATCCACAACGGGGTCGAGAGCTTCCCGGAGGCCTGCCAGGCCCTGGTCGAATGGCGGGCCCGCCACGGGCCGGTGATCCTGATCTCCAACTCGCCGCGCCCGTCCGAGCACGTGGTCGAGCAGTTGGACCGCCTGGGCGTGCCGCGCGAGGCGTGGAGCGCCTTCGTCACCTCGGGCGACGCCACCCGCACCCTGCTGGCCGCCCGCGCCCCCGGCCCGGCCTGGATCGTCGGCCCCGACCGCGACATGCCGCTCTATGACGGCCTGGGCCTGGAGCCCGCCGGCCCCGAGGACGCGGCCTTCGTCGCCGTCACCGGCATGGTCGACGACGAGAACGAGGTCCCCGACGACTATCGCGACCGCCTGGCGATCGCCGCCGAGCGCGGCCTGACCCTGATCTGCGCCAATCCCGACCGGGTGGTGCAGCGCGGCTCGCGGCTGATCTATTGCGGCGGCTCGCTGGCCGACCTCTACGAGGTCCTGGGCGGCGAGGTGCTGATGGCCGGCAAGCCCTACAAGGCGATCTACGACCTGGCCCTGGCCGAGGCCGAGGCGCTGAAGGGCGGTCCGGTCGACCGCACGCGGGTGCTGTGCATCGGCGACGGGGTGATCACCGACGTCAAGGGCGCCCACGACCAGGGCCTGGCCTGCCTGTTCATCGCCAAGGGCATCCATGGCGAGCACGCCGTCGGTCCCGATGGTCGCCTGGACCCGGCCAAGGTCGAGGGCCTGCTGGCCGCCGAGCGGGTGGGCGCGACCCACGCCATGGCCGACCTGATCTGGTAG
- a CDS encoding NAD(P)-dependent alcohol dehydrogenase, whose translation MAIAKGYAAATASAPLTPFTFDRREPNDDDVVIAIKHCGVCHSDIHMVDNGWGQSVYPIVPGHEITGVVTAVGSKVSRFKEGDRVGVGCFVDSCTTCAARDLDREQYMPGLVLTYSGFEPGSDLPTYGGYSDHMVVKEGYVLSIPDNLALDAAAPLLCAGITLYSPLRHWNAGPGKSVAIVGLGGLGHMGVKLAHALGAEVTVLSQTLSKQEDGLKMGADHYHATSDPKTFETLAGTFDLIICTVSAGIDWGAYLSLLKVDGTMVLVGAPEEPVPLNAFALIPGRRTLAGSMIGSIKETQEMLDFCGEHGIVADIETIAIDQINQAYARMQKSDVRYRFVIDMSTL comes from the coding sequence ATGGCCATCGCAAAAGGCTACGCGGCCGCGACCGCGTCCGCCCCGCTGACCCCCTTCACCTTCGACCGCCGCGAGCCCAATGACGACGACGTCGTCATCGCCATCAAGCATTGCGGCGTCTGCCACTCCGACATCCACATGGTCGACAACGGCTGGGGCCAGAGCGTCTATCCGATCGTGCCCGGCCACGAGATCACCGGCGTCGTCACCGCCGTCGGGTCCAAGGTCAGCCGCTTCAAGGAAGGCGACCGCGTCGGGGTCGGCTGCTTCGTCGACAGCTGCACCACCTGCGCCGCCCGCGACCTGGACCGCGAGCAGTACATGCCCGGCCTGGTCCTGACCTACAGCGGCTTCGAGCCGGGCAGCGATCTGCCGACCTACGGCGGCTATTCCGACCACATGGTGGTCAAGGAAGGCTACGTGCTGTCGATCCCCGACAACCTGGCCCTGGACGCCGCCGCGCCGCTGCTGTGCGCCGGCATCACCCTCTATTCGCCGCTGCGCCACTGGAACGCCGGCCCCGGCAAGTCGGTGGCCATCGTCGGCCTGGGCGGCCTGGGCCACATGGGCGTCAAGCTGGCCCATGCCCTGGGCGCGGAGGTGACGGTGCTGAGCCAGACCCTGTCCAAGCAGGAAGACGGCCTCAAGATGGGCGCCGACCACTACCACGCCACCAGCGACCCGAAGACCTTCGAGACCCTGGCCGGAACCTTCGACCTGATCATCTGCACGGTGTCGGCCGGGATCGACTGGGGCGCTTATCTGAGCCTGCTGAAGGTCGACGGGACCATGGTGCTGGTCGGTGCGCCCGAAGAGCCCGTGCCGCTGAACGCCTTCGCCCTGATCCCCGGCCGCCGCACCCTGGCCGGTTCGATGATCGGCTCGATCAAGGAGACCCAGGAGATGCTCGACTTCTGCGGTGAACACGGCATCGTCGCCGACATCGAGACGATCGCCATCGACCAGATCAACCAGGCCTATGCCCGCATGCAGAAGAGCGACGTGCGGTATCGGTTCGTGATCGACATGAGCACGCTGTAG
- a CDS encoding 2OG-Fe(II) oxygenase — MSLDWSRIVAELDAQGWALTGPLLKPETCQRIAGLYDQEAGFRSRVVMARHGFGQGEYKYFSYPLPDPVQRLRQGLYGPLAAVANRWMQALGEERRFPEELDDMLARCHAAGQARPTPLLLTYGPGDYNCLHQDLYGEHVFPLQAAFLLDEPGRDFEGGEFVLVEQRPRQQSRPQVVPLKQGEGVIFAVRDRPATGARGVHRRVLRHGVSTVRAGRRRVLGVIFHDAT; from the coding sequence ATGAGCCTGGACTGGTCGCGCATCGTCGCCGAGCTCGACGCCCAGGGCTGGGCCCTGACCGGGCCGCTGCTGAAGCCCGAAACCTGCCAGCGGATCGCCGGCCTCTACGACCAGGAGGCCGGCTTTCGCAGCCGGGTGGTGATGGCCCGCCACGGCTTCGGCCAGGGCGAATACAAGTACTTCAGCTATCCCTTGCCCGACCCGGTGCAGAGGCTGCGCCAGGGGCTGTACGGGCCATTGGCCGCCGTCGCCAACCGCTGGATGCAGGCGCTGGGCGAGGAGCGGCGGTTTCCGGAAGAGCTGGACGACATGCTGGCCCGCTGCCACGCGGCGGGCCAGGCGCGGCCCACGCCGCTGCTGCTGACCTATGGCCCGGGCGACTACAACTGCCTGCACCAGGACCTCTACGGCGAGCACGTCTTCCCGCTGCAGGCCGCCTTCCTGCTGGACGAGCCTGGCCGCGACTTCGAGGGCGGCGAGTTCGTGCTGGTGGAGCAGCGCCCCCGCCAGCAGTCGCGGCCGCAGGTCGTGCCGCTGAAGCAGGGGGAGGGGGTGATCTTCGCGGTCCGTGACCGGCCCGCCACCGGCGCGCGCGGCGTCCACCGGCGGGTGCTGCGCCACGGCGTCAGCACCGTGCGCGCGGGCCGGCGGCGGGTGCTGGGGGTGATCTTCCACGACGCGACGTGA
- a CDS encoding methylated-DNA--[protein]-cysteine S-methyltransferase, protein MTASQASTDDARWEAMRRRDRDLDGAFFIAVRTTGVYCLASCAGRPLRKNVEFHDTRESARAAGFRPCLRCKPDQPRETLRWATVPTTLGLALVARSEAGLRLVTLGDDQAVLVRDLERRFRSARLTPDPAGLEAELRAVAAEIDGRGAALDLPLDARGTPLQQAVWAALRAIPAGTTASYAEVARAIGRPTAARAVAQACGANPLAVLTPCHRVVRADGGLSGYRWGVERKARLLAREAA, encoded by the coding sequence ATGACCGCTTCTCAAGCTTCCACCGACGACGCGCGCTGGGAGGCCATGCGCCGCCGCGACCGCGACCTCGACGGCGCCTTCTTCATCGCCGTGCGCACCACCGGCGTCTATTGCCTGGCCAGCTGCGCCGGGCGGCCGCTGCGCAAGAACGTCGAATTCCACGACACCCGCGAGAGCGCCCGGGCCGCCGGCTTCCGCCCCTGCCTGCGCTGCAAGCCCGACCAGCCGCGCGAGACCCTGCGCTGGGCCACGGTTCCGACGACCCTCGGCCTGGCCCTGGTCGCCCGCTCGGAGGCTGGCCTGCGGCTGGTGACCCTGGGCGACGACCAGGCCGTACTGGTCCGCGACCTGGAACGCCGTTTCCGCTCGGCTCGGCTGACGCCCGACCCGGCCGGGCTGGAGGCCGAGCTCCGCGCCGTGGCGGCGGAGATCGACGGCCGGGGCGCGGCGCTGGACCTGCCGCTGGACGCTCGGGGCACGCCCCTGCAGCAGGCGGTCTGGGCGGCGCTGCGGGCGATCCCGGCCGGGACCACCGCCTCCTATGCCGAGGTGGCGCGGGCCATCGGCCGTCCGACCGCCGCCCGGGCCGTGGCCCAGGCCTGCGGAGCCAATCCGCTGGCGGTGCTCACCCCCTGCCATCGGGTGGTGCGGGCCGACGGCGGGCTGTCGGGCTATCGCTGGGGCGTCGAGCGCAAGGCCAGGCTGTTGGCGCGCGAGGCGGCATGA
- a CDS encoding TetR/AcrR family transcriptional regulator yields the protein MSDNAVKRRGRPRAYDPEVALAKATDIFWAQGFAGASLDDLSAATGMNRPSLYGAFGDKQALFKSALDHYMDSSRAAMTQAFRGGGSLREVLTRIYHTALGFYLSDDAGGRGCFLASAGLGQALIDEEVRQIVADGMHELDRGIEGLMTRRQARGELPPTVDPVALGRVASMLMNALSVRARAGETREQLEATIPVMVDLVCGPAGTADG from the coding sequence ATGTCCGATAACGCCGTGAAACGCCGGGGCAGGCCCCGCGCCTACGATCCGGAAGTGGCCCTGGCCAAGGCCACGGACATCTTCTGGGCCCAAGGCTTCGCGGGCGCCTCGCTGGACGACCTGAGCGCGGCGACGGGCATGAACCGGCCCAGCCTGTACGGGGCGTTCGGCGACAAGCAGGCGCTCTTCAAGTCCGCGCTGGATCACTACATGGACAGCTCGCGGGCGGCGATGACCCAGGCGTTCCGCGGCGGCGGCTCGCTGCGCGAGGTCCTGACGCGGATCTACCACACGGCCCTGGGCTTCTACCTGTCGGACGACGCGGGCGGGCGAGGCTGTTTCCTGGCCAGCGCGGGCCTGGGCCAGGCGCTGATCGACGAAGAGGTGCGCCAGATCGTCGCCGACGGCATGCACGAGCTGGACCGGGGTATCGAAGGCCTGATGACGCGCCGTCAGGCCAGGGGCGAGCTTCCGCCGACGGTCGACCCCGTGGCGCTCGGCCGCGTGGCCAGCATGCTGATGAACGCCCTGTCGGTCCGCGCCCGGGCCGGCGAGACGCGCGAACAGCTGGAGGCCACGATCCCGGTCATGGTCGACCTGGTCTGCGGACCGGCGGGGACCGCGGACGGTTAA
- a CDS encoding glutathione S-transferase C-terminal domain-containing protein codes for MDLYFSPMACSMATRIAAYEAGADIRFLKVDTKARPKRVEDGTEFLTVNALGQVPVLRTDDGELIVENPVILQYIADRFPAAGLIPPDGVERRKVQSWLGFIGSELHVGAFTALLNSNAPDGAKAFARERLVERLAHLDAHLKGREFLQGRFSVADAYLFVMLTWARYLALDFTPYPALTAYRDRLQTRPSVARAFDEEFTLFKAAA; via the coding sequence ATGGATCTCTACTTTTCACCGATGGCCTGCTCGATGGCGACGCGGATCGCGGCCTATGAGGCGGGCGCCGACATCCGTTTCCTGAAGGTCGACACCAAGGCCCGGCCCAAGCGGGTGGAGGACGGGACCGAGTTCCTGACCGTCAACGCCCTGGGCCAGGTGCCCGTGCTGCGCACCGACGACGGCGAGCTGATCGTCGAGAACCCCGTGATCCTGCAGTACATCGCCGACCGCTTCCCGGCCGCCGGCCTGATCCCGCCCGACGGCGTCGAGCGCCGCAAGGTGCAGAGCTGGCTCGGCTTCATCGGTTCGGAGCTGCACGTCGGCGCCTTCACCGCCCTGCTGAATTCCAACGCTCCGGACGGCGCCAAGGCCTTCGCCCGCGAGCGGCTGGTCGAGCGCCTGGCCCATCTCGACGCCCACCTGAAGGGCCGCGAGTTCCTGCAGGGCCGGTTCAGCGTCGCCGACGCCTATCTGTTCGTGATGCTGACCTGGGCCCGCTACCTGGCCCTGGACTTCACGCCCTATCCGGCCCTGACCGCCTATCGCGACCGCCTGCAGACCCGGCCCTCGGTGGCGCGGGCCTTCGACGAGGAATTCACCCTGTTCAAGGCCGCGGCCTAG
- a CDS encoding CC_3452 family protein, with the protein MRSFIIAVAALAATGGPAMAETKAQNGWLTLSAPTTQHHVVFDGAVWRCEGDTCRSTQVKSLPPLRSCKRLARELGPITSFGYRGVTLSEAQLADCNPVQVAKTPAASEVAAAH; encoded by the coding sequence ATGCGTAGCTTCATCATCGCCGTCGCGGCCCTCGCCGCGACGGGCGGCCCCGCCATGGCCGAAACCAAGGCCCAGAACGGCTGGCTGACGCTCAGCGCGCCCACCACCCAACACCATGTCGTGTTCGACGGCGCGGTCTGGCGCTGCGAGGGCGACACCTGCCGCTCGACGCAGGTCAAGTCGCTGCCGCCCCTGCGCAGCTGCAAGCGCCTGGCGCGCGAGCTGGGGCCGATCACCAGCTTCGGCTATCGCGGCGTGACCCTGTCCGAAGCGCAACTGGCGGACTGCAACCCGGTGCAGGTCGCCAAGACCCCGGCGGCGTCCGAAGTCGCCGCCGCCCACTGA
- a CDS encoding GNAT family N-acetyltransferase: MLIEATDAHFAALLAGESPDGLAVAEGGVEAPEVLAMLRGLSAQVGESFHPNAWMIVEDGEVVGLTSLVRTPYVGDTVMIGYGVAASRRQRGIARRAVADLLAWARGDHRVKTVTAETSIHNGPSQRVLEANGFERTGERTDEEDGELFCWSVGV; encoded by the coding sequence ATGCTGATCGAAGCCACTGACGCCCATTTCGCCGCCCTGCTGGCTGGAGAGTCCCCTGACGGCCTGGCCGTCGCCGAGGGCGGGGTGGAGGCGCCGGAGGTGCTGGCCATGCTGCGTGGCCTGTCCGCCCAGGTCGGCGAGAGCTTCCACCCCAACGCCTGGATGATCGTCGAGGACGGCGAGGTGGTGGGCCTGACCTCTCTGGTCCGCACGCCCTATGTCGGCGATACGGTGATGATCGGCTACGGCGTCGCCGCCTCGCGCCGCCAGCGCGGGATCGCCCGGCGGGCGGTGGCCGACCTGCTGGCCTGGGCGCGGGGCGACCACCGCGTCAAAACCGTCACCGCCGAGACCTCGATCCACAACGGCCCCTCGCAGCGGGTGCTGGAGGCCAACGGCTTCGAACGCACCGGCGAGCGAACGGACGAGGAGGATGGCGAGCTGTTCTGCTGGTCGGTGGGGGTTTAG
- a CDS encoding EAL domain-containing protein, with protein MRRLMLALLTGAYLCLALVVSLALWRMGAAPAVGLAAFIGAMGLCFAIHGVIANVLQGAALRVDIETIREAHGILLEQVEKVDARISGLLETVADDAQRRSAELTSEVHQLEDLVVRMSQRLEHQLSYQVEVARAEPRGRSPQSNALIEVVQDALAENRVDLYLQPVVSLPQRRTVFYESFSRLRDDTGRIMMPAEYLAVAEPEGLTAAIDNLLLFRCVQIVRRLAKQDRKVGIFCNISLASLSDEAFFAQFLEFLQVNKDLHGALIFELGQAAFNDRGPVEARHMARLASLGFRFSLDKVTDLDLDFQDLARADVKFLKVGAQMMLDQLEEQDGKLVIASLPDLNAEDFAGLTRRYGIEVIAEKVEHERQVVDVLELDIGYAQGHLFGEPRAIRDSIIAEADPPQDFMRGALRRGMGR; from the coding sequence ATGCGAAGGCTGATGCTGGCGCTGCTGACCGGCGCCTATCTCTGTCTGGCCTTGGTGGTCTCCCTCGCCCTGTGGCGGATGGGAGCCGCGCCGGCCGTCGGCCTGGCCGCCTTCATCGGCGCCATGGGCCTGTGCTTCGCCATCCACGGCGTGATCGCCAATGTCCTGCAGGGCGCGGCCCTGCGCGTCGACATCGAGACCATCCGCGAGGCCCACGGCATCCTGCTGGAGCAGGTCGAGAAGGTCGACGCCCGCATCAGCGGCCTGCTGGAGACCGTCGCCGACGACGCCCAGCGCCGGTCGGCCGAGCTGACCAGCGAGGTCCATCAGCTGGAAGACCTGGTCGTGCGCATGAGCCAGCGCCTGGAGCACCAGCTGAGCTACCAGGTCGAGGTGGCCCGCGCCGAGCCGCGCGGCCGCTCGCCCCAGTCCAACGCGCTGATCGAGGTGGTGCAGGACGCCCTGGCCGAGAACCGGGTCGACCTCTACCTGCAGCCGGTGGTCAGCCTGCCCCAGCGGCGGACCGTGTTCTACGAGAGCTTCTCGCGCCTGCGCGACGACACCGGCCGGATCATGATGCCGGCCGAGTACTTGGCCGTGGCCGAGCCCGAGGGCCTGACCGCCGCGATCGACAACCTGCTGCTGTTCCGCTGCGTGCAGATCGTCCGCCGCCTGGCCAAGCAGGACCGCAAGGTCGGGATCTTCTGCAACATCTCGCTGGCCAGCCTGTCGGACGAAGCGTTCTTCGCCCAATTCCTGGAGTTCCTGCAGGTCAACAAGGACCTGCACGGGGCCCTGATCTTCGAGCTGGGCCAGGCCGCCTTCAACGACCGCGGCCCGGTCGAGGCCCGCCACATGGCGCGGCTGGCCAGCCTGGGCTTCCGCTTCAGCCTGGACAAGGTCACCGACCTGGACCTGGACTTCCAGGACCTGGCCCGGGCCGACGTCAAGTTCCTGAAGGTCGGCGCCCAGATGATGCTGGACCAACTGGAAGAGCAGGACGGCAAGCTGGTCATCGCCTCGCTGCCCGACCTGAACGCCGAGGACTTCGCCGGCCTGACCCGCCGCTACGGCATCGAGGTGATCGCCGAAAAGGTCGAGCACGAGCGCCAGGTGGTCGACGTGCTGGAGCTCGACATCGGCTACGCCCAGGGCCACCTGTTCGGCGAGCCCCGCGCCATCCGCGACTCGATCATCGCCGAGGCCGATCCCCCCCAGGACTTCATGCGCGGCGCTCTGCGACGCGGGATGGGGCGGTAA
- the ileS gene encoding isoleucine--tRNA ligase, whose amino-acid sequence MADDATTTARDYRETVFLPDTPFPMRGGLPKKEPEILEGWAALSDKGLYGAVRAARQAANAPLFVLHDGPPYANGAIHIGHALNKTLKDFVVRSRFALGYDVDYVPGWDCHGLPIEWKIEEEFRAKGRRKDEVPAAEFRKRCREYAAGWIEAQKVEFQRLGVLGDWWNRYATMDYASEATIVAEFHKFATSGQLYRGSKPVMWSPVERTALADAEIEYHDHTSPTVWVKYPTLHIAPHDQRSYPLDAKIVIWTTTPWTIPASRAISFNPAISYGTYVVRSLEEGLEFEPWAHVGEKLIVADKLAEQVRVAAKISTWERVEAADPSIVTAKHPLWDLDDGYKIPIPLLAGDHVTDDAGTGFVHTAPGHGQDDYAVWVEKRLGFAALNSKLPASIQQRIDDSIPDTVDPDGTYFPHVPLFAGLKVIETEGKKAGKFGPANGAVMDKLIEAGNLLARGRVEHSYPHSWRSKAPVIFRNTPQWFIRMDQAVPSLGGKTLRETAVQAIADTAFHPDAGRNRIGSMVETRPDWLISRQRAWGTPLAMFVDKETGVPLMDEAVNRRILDAIQDGGSDAWFELPDEHFLGDRDPAQYEKVVDILDVWFDSGSTHAFTLEGRNDSRSPADLYLEGSDQHRGWFQSSLLESCGTRGRAPYKGVLTHGFTQDENGEKMSKSKGNTVEPQTITKESGAEILRLWAAMVDYSEDQRIGKTILATTTDAYRKLRNTTRYLLGALAGFDEAERVTDYADFPPLEKYILHRLWELDAQVKAAYEAYRFSDVIRPLIDFCQGDLSALFFDIRKDSLYCDAPTALRRRAYRTVLDYVFERLTVWLSPLTSFTMEEAWTTRFPDAGSNVLRVMPETPAAWRNDAEAARWAKVETVTSVVTAALEVERREKRIGSALEAAPLVHIADPDLLAAFDGVDAAEVFRTSQATLVAGQASGAFAVDEVKGVAVEPKLAEGKKCARSWRILPEVGTDPRYPELSLRDAEAVAWWDSVHAV is encoded by the coding sequence ATGGCCGACGACGCCACGACGACCGCCCGCGACTACCGCGAAACCGTCTTCCTTCCCGACACCCCGTTTCCGATGCGCGGCGGCCTGCCCAAGAAGGAGCCCGAGATCCTGGAGGGCTGGGCGGCCCTGTCGGACAAGGGCCTGTACGGCGCCGTGCGCGCCGCCCGCCAGGCCGCGAACGCCCCGCTGTTCGTGCTGCACGACGGCCCGCCCTACGCCAACGGCGCCATCCACATCGGCCACGCCCTGAACAAGACGCTGAAGGACTTCGTGGTCCGCAGCCGCTTCGCCCTGGGCTACGACGTCGACTACGTGCCCGGCTGGGACTGCCACGGCCTGCCGATCGAGTGGAAGATCGAGGAGGAGTTCCGCGCCAAGGGCCGCCGCAAGGACGAGGTGCCGGCCGCCGAGTTCCGCAAGCGCTGCCGCGAATACGCCGCCGGCTGGATCGAGGCCCAAAAGGTCGAGTTCCAGCGTCTGGGCGTGCTGGGCGACTGGTGGAACCGCTACGCCACCATGGACTACGCCAGCGAAGCCACCATCGTCGCCGAGTTCCACAAGTTCGCCACCAGCGGCCAGCTCTATCGGGGCTCCAAGCCGGTGATGTGGAGCCCGGTCGAGCGCACGGCCCTGGCCGACGCGGAGATCGAGTACCACGACCACACGAGCCCGACGGTGTGGGTGAAGTATCCCACTCTGCACATCGCTCCGCATGATCAACGTAGCTATCCACTGGACGCCAAGATCGTCATCTGGACTACGACGCCTTGGACAATCCCCGCGAGCCGAGCGATCTCCTTCAATCCCGCGATCTCCTACGGGACCTACGTCGTGCGGTCGTTGGAAGAGGGTCTCGAGTTCGAGCCATGGGCTCATGTCGGCGAAAAGTTGATCGTCGCCGACAAGCTGGCCGAGCAAGTTCGTGTAGCCGCCAAAATCAGCACTTGGGAGCGGGTGGAAGCAGCCGACCCAAGCATCGTCACGGCCAAACATCCGCTGTGGGATCTGGACGACGGCTACAAGATCCCAATCCCTCTGCTGGCCGGCGATCACGTGACAGACGATGCCGGTACCGGCTTCGTCCATACCGCGCCCGGTCATGGTCAAGACGACTACGCTGTATGGGTCGAAAAGCGACTCGGCTTCGCTGCTCTCAACAGCAAACTCCCGGCGTCGATCCAGCAAAGGATCGATGACTCCATCCCCGACACCGTCGATCCCGACGGCACCTATTTCCCGCACGTGCCGCTGTTCGCCGGCCTGAAGGTCATCGAGACCGAGGGCAAGAAGGCCGGCAAGTTCGGCCCGGCCAACGGCGCGGTGATGGACAAGCTGATCGAGGCCGGGAACCTGCTGGCCCGCGGCCGCGTCGAGCACAGCTACCCGCACAGCTGGCGCTCCAAGGCCCCGGTGATCTTCCGCAACACCCCGCAGTGGTTCATCCGCATGGACCAGGCCGTGCCGTCGCTGGGCGGCAAGACCCTGCGCGAGACGGCCGTCCAGGCCATCGCTGACACCGCCTTCCACCCCGACGCCGGCCGCAACCGCATCGGCTCGATGGTCGAGACGCGGCCCGACTGGCTGATCAGCCGCCAGCGCGCCTGGGGCACGCCGCTCGCCATGTTCGTCGACAAGGAGACGGGCGTGCCGCTGATGGACGAGGCGGTCAACCGCCGTATCCTCGACGCCATCCAGGATGGCGGCAGCGACGCCTGGTTCGAGCTGCCGGACGAGCATTTTCTCGGCGACCGTGACCCCGCCCAGTACGAGAAGGTCGTCGACATCCTCGACGTCTGGTTCGACAGCGGCTCGACCCACGCCTTCACGCTGGAAGGTCGCAACGACAGCCGCAGCCCGGCCGACCTCTACCTCGAAGGCTCGGACCAGCACCGCGGCTGGTTCCAGTCGTCGCTTCTGGAGAGCTGCGGCACGCGCGGCCGCGCGCCGTACAAGGGCGTCCTGACCCACGGGTTCACCCAGGACGAGAACGGCGAGAAGATGTCCAAGTCCAAGGGCAACACCGTCGAGCCCCAGACCATCACCAAGGAGAGCGGCGCCGAGATCCTGCGGCTGTGGGCGGCGATGGTCGACTATTCCGAGGACCAGCGGATCGGCAAGACCATCCTGGCCACGACCACCGACGCCTATCGCAAGCTGCGCAACACCACCCGCTACCTGCTGGGCGCCCTGGCCGGCTTCGACGAGGCCGAGCGGGTCACCGACTACGCCGACTTCCCGCCGCTGGAGAAGTACATCCTGCACCGGCTTTGGGAGCTCGACGCCCAGGTGAAGGCGGCCTACGAGGCCTATCGCTTCAGCGACGTGATCCGGCCGCTGATCGACTTCTGCCAGGGCGACTTGTCGGCCCTGTTCTTCGACATCCGCAAGGACAGCCTCTATTGCGACGCGCCCACCGCCCTGCGCCGCCGGGCCTACCGCACGGTGCTGGACTACGTGTTCGAGCGCCTGACCGTGTGGCTGTCGCCGCTAACCAGCTTCACGATGGAAGAGGCCTGGACCACGCGCTTCCCCGACGCGGGCAGCAACGTGCTGCGGGTGATGCCGGAGACCCCGGCGGCGTGGCGCAACGACGCCGAAGCCGCGCGCTGGGCCAAGGTCGAGACCGTGACCTCGGTGGTGACCGCCGCCCTGGAGGTCGAGCGCCGCGAGAAGCGGATCGGCTCGGCGCTTGAGGCCGCGCCGCTGGTGCACATCGCCGACCCCGACCTGCTGGCGGCCTTCGACGGCGTCGACGCGGCCGAGGTGTTCCGCACCAGCCAGGCGACCCTGGTCGCCGGCCAGGCCTCCGGGGCCTTCGCCGTGGACGAGGTCAAGGGCGTGGCCGTGGAGCCGAAGCTGGCCGAAGGCAAGAAGTGCGCCCGCTCGTGGCGCATCCTGCCGGAGGTGGGAACCGACCCGCGCTATCCGGAACTCAGCCTGCGCGACGCCGAAGCGGTGGCGTGGTGGGATAGCGTACACGCGGTTTAA
- the lspA gene encoding signal peptidase II, with amino-acid sequence MLKITRLGWTAYLIAVITVVLDQVSKAWILSTLGTAPGASQQVAGPFYLTLVHNFGMSFGLFRGSELSRWLLTIFSAVVVVALALWARKATKPLMAAGIGLIIGGAFGNNLIDRIRYGYVVDFIDVSRIHFPWVFNVADSGITVGVCLLLLDSFLSEEKKLANPDGHGL; translated from the coding sequence ATGCTCAAGATCACCCGCCTCGGCTGGACCGCCTATCTGATCGCCGTGATCACCGTCGTGCTCGACCAGGTCAGCAAGGCCTGGATCCTGTCGACGCTGGGAACCGCCCCCGGCGCCAGCCAACAGGTGGCCGGGCCGTTCTACCTGACCCTGGTGCACAATTTCGGCATGAGCTTTGGCCTGTTCCGCGGCTCGGAACTGAGTCGCTGGCTGCTGACGATCTTCTCGGCCGTCGTGGTGGTCGCCCTGGCGCTCTGGGCGCGCAAGGCGACCAAGCCGCTGATGGCGGCCGGCATCGGCCTGATCATCGGCGGGGCGTTCGGCAACAACCTGATCGACCGCATCCGCTACGGCTATGTCGTCGACTTCATCGACGTGTCGCGGATCCACTTCCCGTGGGTGTTCAACGTCGCCGACTCGGGCATCACGGTCGGGGTCTGCCTGCTGCTGCTGGACAGCTTCCTGTCGGAAGAGAAAAAGCTGGCCAATCCCGACGGCCACGGGCTGTAG